The following proteins are co-located in the Streptomyces sp. NBC_01198 genome:
- a CDS encoding GmrSD restriction endonuclease domain-containing protein: MVALDGPSLGRMLEDVAVGKIQLPDFQRQWKWDDDRIRALLATVTLDYPLGVAMTLDTGGESQFKARPLYGTPVVPGTIPEQLLLDGQQRLTSLFQALRSDQPVETNDARNKPVRRWYYIDISMAVEEGADRDEAIRSIPEDRLVRGPFGRLLLDLTSREAECREGFFPLNLIFDADGSGKWQRTYVTAAEDRWDTWSAFQEKVLDTVKGFKVPLIRLPKETRKDAVCSVFERVNTGGVVLNVFELLTATYAGDAGYTREHGRDFSLSQQWLMTKSALSGAYPVFGSIDADSRQETGLTSLDFLQTIALTQTWQRKKRYLAGNPGAASPPAVSCKRRDLLHLPLSDYTALAPVVTQAFAWAGRFLASQYVFRERDLPYGSQLVPLAAIVALLGDRRDEPAVQEGLSRWYWCGVLGELYGGVTDTRFVRDVEQVVAWLADGGPEPDTISEASFQEQRLHRLNSRNSAAYKGMHALLMKEGAVDWAYPEEVISEQNLAGWTVDIRQIFPRAWFLRNEPDPVRMASIVNKTALSYRVSQTIGVNSPSVYLSALEKETGTSSDWLDDVIGTHHIDPRALRADDFDAFYRDRAQRLLGLVERAMGKAVVREGADSGVG; this comes from the coding sequence GTGGTGGCACTGGACGGCCCGAGTCTGGGCAGGATGCTGGAGGACGTCGCCGTCGGGAAGATCCAGTTACCCGACTTCCAGCGACAGTGGAAGTGGGACGACGATCGCATCAGGGCGCTTCTGGCCACGGTGACGCTCGACTACCCGCTCGGCGTGGCCATGACGCTCGATACGGGCGGCGAGTCCCAGTTCAAGGCAAGGCCCCTCTACGGCACTCCTGTCGTTCCCGGCACCATTCCCGAGCAGCTCCTTCTGGACGGCCAGCAGCGGCTCACCTCCCTCTTCCAGGCGCTGCGGTCCGACCAGCCCGTCGAGACCAACGACGCCCGCAACAAACCGGTACGGCGCTGGTACTACATCGACATCTCCATGGCGGTCGAAGAGGGTGCCGACCGGGACGAGGCGATCCGGTCGATTCCGGAGGATCGTCTGGTGCGGGGCCCCTTCGGCCGGCTGCTGCTCGACCTGACCAGCCGGGAGGCGGAATGCAGGGAGGGCTTCTTTCCGCTGAACCTGATCTTCGACGCCGATGGCTCCGGCAAGTGGCAGCGCACCTACGTCACTGCCGCCGAGGATCGGTGGGACACATGGTCGGCGTTCCAGGAGAAGGTCCTCGACACGGTCAAGGGCTTCAAGGTGCCGCTGATCCGGCTTCCCAAGGAGACCAGGAAGGACGCGGTGTGCTCGGTCTTCGAGCGGGTCAACACCGGCGGCGTCGTGCTGAACGTCTTCGAGCTGCTCACGGCGACTTACGCGGGAGACGCCGGCTACACCCGGGAGCACGGCAGGGACTTCAGCCTCAGCCAGCAGTGGCTGATGACCAAGTCCGCGCTCAGCGGCGCGTATCCCGTCTTCGGCTCCATCGACGCGGACAGCAGGCAGGAGACCGGGCTCACCAGCCTCGACTTCCTGCAGACGATCGCGTTGACGCAGACGTGGCAGCGCAAGAAGCGCTACCTGGCCGGGAATCCGGGTGCCGCCAGCCCGCCGGCGGTCAGCTGCAAACGCCGTGATCTGCTCCACCTCCCGCTGTCCGACTACACGGCGCTCGCTCCCGTGGTCACGCAGGCGTTCGCCTGGGCCGGCCGTTTCCTGGCGTCGCAGTATGTCTTCCGCGAGCGGGATCTGCCGTACGGCTCGCAACTGGTCCCGCTGGCCGCCATCGTCGCGCTGCTCGGTGACAGGCGCGACGAGCCGGCCGTACAGGAGGGTCTGTCGCGCTGGTACTGGTGCGGAGTTCTCGGGGAGCTCTACGGCGGCGTGACGGACACCCGCTTCGTCCGCGACGTCGAGCAGGTCGTCGCATGGCTGGCGGACGGCGGTCCCGAACCCGACACCATTTCCGAGGCGTCGTTCCAGGAGCAGCGACTCCACCGGCTCAACTCACGCAACAGCGCCGCCTACAAGGGCATGCACGCGCTGCTGATGAAGGAAGGCGCGGTCGACTGGGCCTACCCGGAGGAGGTGATCAGCGAGCAGAACCTGGCCGGCTGGACCGTCGACATCCGGCAGATCTTCCCCAGGGCGTGGTTCCTCCGCAACGAGCCGGACCCGGTCCGGATGGCGAGCATCGTCAACAAGACGGCGCTCTCGTACCGGGTCTCCCAGACCATCGGGGTCAACTCGCCGTCCGTGTACCTGTCGGCGCTGGAGAAGGAGACGGGTACCAGCAGCGACTGGCTCGACGACGTGATCGGGACCCATCACATCGACCCCCGTGCCCTGCGCGCCGATGACTTCGACGCGTTCTACCGCGACCGGGCCCAGCGTTTGCTCGGTCTCGTCGAGCGGGCGATGGGCAAGGCCGTGGTCCGCGAGGGAGCGGACAGTGGCGTTGGATGA